A single region of the Gossypium arboreum isolate Shixiya-1 chromosome 12, ASM2569848v2, whole genome shotgun sequence genome encodes:
- the LOC108477203 gene encoding pentatricopeptide repeat-containing protein At2g15630, mitochondrial translates to MKPYKILKHQNPKPFILIPHQRSLFSALSSSTSDQFQSPSSEISPDSLVESARSSQWHFIKHLSPNLDSSLISTVLFSLHKTPELALQFTSHVEFHRLDIKTRCLAIAVASRLPSPKPTLNLLKRTVSSDITGVAVIFDELALARERLGISTTILFDLLIKACCEMKRVDEGLECFYIMKDKGFIPKIETCNALLSTFLKLNRTESAWVLYAEMFKMRIKSSMYTFNIMINVLCKEGKLKKAKDFIGFMENLGVNPNVVTYNTIIHAYCSRGRVEGARLVLNAMRSKGIQPDSYSYSSLISGMCKDKRLEEASEMFEKMKEMGLVPSAVTYNILIDGYCNEGDLGKAFHYRDEMVEQGISPTVSTYNMLVHALFMECKMDEADDLVKEMEDKGLAPDQITYSILINGYSRCGNVKKAFSFHDEMLTKGIQPTQITYTSLIYALSKRNRMTEADNLFEKIMKKGVAVDVIMFNALIDGHCANCNMERAFSLLKEMDKLKVPPDDVTYNTLMQGHCREGRVEEARELLDEMKRRGIKPDHVSYNTLISGYSRRGDMKDALRVRDEMLSTGFNPTLLTYNALIQGFCHNQEGDIAEEVLKEMISKGITPDDSTYLSLIEGMGNIDQSVESCNSC, encoded by the coding sequence ATGAAACCTTACAAAATCCTCAAACACCAAAACCCCAAACCCTTCATTCTTATCCCCCACCAGCGCTCTCTCTTCTCTGCACTTTCCTCGTCAACCTCGGACCAATTTCAATCCCCCTCATCCGAAATATCTCCTGATAGCCTCGTTGAATCTGCCCGCTCTTCTCAGTGGCATTTCATCAAACACCTCTCACCCAACCTCGACTCATCTCTCATATCAACGGTCCTCTTTAGTCTACACAAAACTCCTGAATTAGCCCTTCAATTCACTTCTCACGTTGAGTTCCATCGACTCGATATCAAAACCCGTTGCCTTGCCATTGCCGTTGCCTCACGTCTCCCATCTCCCAAGCCCACTCTAAATCTATTAAAGCGAACCGTTTCTAGTGATATTACCGGTGTGGCAGTCATTTTCGATGAGCTGGCTCTTGCTCGTGAAAGGTTAGGCATTTCAACAACCattctttttgatttgttaataaaAGCTTGTTGCGAAATGAAGAGGGTGGATGAAGGATTAGAGTGTTTTTATATAATGAAAGACAAGGGTTTCATTCCAAAGATCGAGACTTGTAATGCCCTGTTAAGTACGTTTTTGAAGTTGAACAGAACTGAAAGTGCTTGGGTATTGTATGCTGAGATGTTTAAAATGAGGATTAAATCGAGCATGTACACGTTTAACATAATGATAAACGTGTTGTGCAAGGAAGGGAAGCTAAAGAAAGCAAAAGACTTTATTGGGTTCATGGAAAATTTAGGGGTTAATCCTAATGTTGTTACTTATAATACAATAATTCATGCTTATTGTTCAAGAGGAAGGGTTGAAGGAGCTCGTTTGGTTCTGAATGCAATGAGAAGTAAAGGTATTCAGCCGGATTCTTATTCGTATAGTTCACTTATTAGTGGGATGTGTAAGGATAAAAGACTTGAGGAAGCTTCTGAGATGTTTGAGAAGATGAAAGAAATGGGGTTGGTTCCGAGTGCTGTGACTTATAATATCTTAATTGATGGTTATTGCAATGAAGGGGATTTGGGGAAGGCATTTCATTATCGGGACGAAATGGTAGAGCAGGGTATATCACCAACTGTCTCAACCTACAACATGTTAGTTCATGCTTTGTTTATGGAATGTAAAATGGATGAGGCCGATGATTTGGTTAAAGAAATGGAAGATAAGGGGTTGGCTCCTGATCAGATTACCTATAGCATCTTAATTAATGGATACTCCAGGTGTGGGAACGTGAAGAAAGCATTCAGTTTTCACGATGAGATGTTAACTAAGGGGATTCAACCTACACAGATAACTTATACATCGCTTATCTATGCTTTAAGCAAGCGGAATAGAATGACAGAAGCAGATAACCTGTTTGAGAAGATAATGAAGAAGGGAGTTGCGGTAGATGTTATAATGTTCAATGCATTGATCGATGGTCACTGTGCCAATTGCAATATGGAGCGTGCGTTTTCGTTGTTGAAGGAAATGGATAAATTGAAAGTTCCTCCCGATGATGTGACATATAATACTTTGATGCAGGGTCATTGTAGAGAGGGGAGAGTTGAAGAAGCTCGTGAGCTTCTCGATGAAATGAAACGAAGGGGAATCAAACCTGATCACGTTAGTTACAACACTCTAATTAGTGGGTATAGCAGAAGAGGTGATATGAAGGACGCATTAAGAGTTCGTGATGAGATGTTGAGTACAGGTTTCAATCCAACCCTCCTCACTTATAATGCCCTCATACAAGGTTTTTGCCATAACCAGGAAGGAGATATTGCTGAAGAAGTCCTAAAGGAGATGATTAGTAAAGGAATTACCCCTGATGACAGCACTTACTTATCTTTGATCGAGGGGATGGGGAACATTGACCAGTCCGTAGAAAGTTGCAACTCTTGTTGA
- the LOC108478482 gene encoding xanthotoxin 5-hydroxylase CYP82C4-like: protein MGFSIELQEQIILAILFTIFVVSLSIHGGDKKKQQRPAPPEAAGAMPLLGHLHLLGTNQLLHRIFGDMADKYGPAFLVRLGSHRALVVSNWQVAKECFTTNDKIFSTRPRSLASKLMGYDNKMLGLAPYGPYWRSLRKLATLELLSSRRMELLRHVRDTEIDCFIKELYEQTVRSGGIAVVEVKEKIGSLATNIIVRMIAGKRYSCGSDDEESKRCQNAIAGFFHLAGLVLVSDWVPFLGWIDVVMGRIAKIKRISQECDMIIGSWVNEHRRQRKLGENIKGDQDFIHVMLSILDDNNIPTEEADAIIKGTCLSLILGGIDANVVVLTWAVSFLLNNRHVLKRAQDELDIHVGKHRQVQESDINNLVYLQAIIKETLRIKPPAPLSAPREAMEDCTVAGFHIPAGTRLFPNIWKLQRDPSIWQKPLEFLPERFLNDHANVDVRGKNYEFLPFGSGRRICPGITFALKFLPLALGRLLHGFELGTVSDVAVDMSESPGLTAPKATPLEVTLTPRLPAMLYG from the exons ATGGGATTCTCCATAGAATTACAAGAACAAATCATTTTGGCAATTCTTTTCACCATATTTGTGGTTTCACTTTCAATCCATGGTGGAGACAAGAAGAAACAGCAGAGACCAGCACCGCCAGAGGCAGCAGGGGCCATGCCTTTGCTTGGTCACCTTCATCTTCTCGGAACAAATCAGCTGCTACATAGAATATTCGGGGACATGGCCGATAAGTACGGACCTGCGTTCTTGGTCCGACTCGGCAGTCACCGGGCACTTGTGGTGAGTAACTGGCAAGTCGCCAAAGAATGTTTTACAACCAATGATAAGATCTTTTCAACACGTCCAAGATCCTTAGCCTCAAAACTTATGGGGTATGACAATAAAATGTTAGGTCTCGCACCTTATGGACCATATTGGCGCAGTTTAAGGAAGCTAGCAACGCTTGAGCTCCTCTCCAGTCGTCGGATGGAGTTACTTAGGCATGTTCGGGACACGGAAATTGATTGTTTTATAAAGGAATTATACGAGCAAACAGTGAGGAGCGGAGGCATTGCAGTAGTGGAAGTGAAGGAAAAGATCGGCAGCTTGGCAACCAACATCATAGTACGGATGATAGCTGGAAAAAGATACAGTTGTGGAAGTGATGATGAAGAATCAAAGCGATGCCAAAATGCCATTGCTGGTTTCTTTCATTTGGCGGGTTTAGTCTTGGTTTCAGATTGGGTTCCTTTTCTTGGTTGGATTGATGTTGTGATGGGACGCATAGCCAAAATAAAGAGGATATCACAAGAGTGCGACATGATAATTGGAAGCTGGGTTAATGAGCATCGCCGCCAAAGGAAGCTTGGGGAAAACATCAAAGGGGACCAAGATTTCATCCATGTCATGTTGTCTATCTTGGATGATAACAATATTCCTACTGAAGAGGCAGACGCTATCATTAAGGGTACTTGCCTG AGTCTTATCTTGGGTGGCATTGATGCAAATGTGGTCGTGTTAACATGGGCAGTGTCGTTTCTGTTGAACAACCGCCATGTGCTAAAAAGGGCCCAAGATGAACTTGACATCCATGTTGGAAAGCACCGGCAAGTGCAAGAGTCAGATATAAATAACTTGGTATACTTGCAAGCCATTATCAAGGAGACATTGCGGATAAAGCCACCGGCACCTCTATCGGCACCAAGGGAAGCCATGGAGGACTGCACAGTAGCTGGTTTCCATATTCCGGCGGGCACTCGCCTTTTCCCTAACATATGGAAATTGCAGCGTGATCCCAGCATTTGGCAAAAGCCTTTGGAATTCCTGCCAGAGAGGTTCCTCAATGATCATGCTAACGTAGATGTAAGGGGTAAAAACTATGAGTTTTTACCATTTGGTTCTGGCAGAAGGATTTGTCCAGGTATTACATTTGCACTTAAATTCCTGCCCTTAGCATTGGGTCGGCTGCTTCACGGATTCGAATTGGGGACAGTCTCGGACGTAGCAGTCGACATGAGTGAAAGCCCCGGATTGACTGCTCCTAAAGCTACCCCATTGGAGGTTACTCTTACCCCACGCTTACCTGCCATGCTTTATGGGTAA